The DNA sequence AGAAGCGGTCCTCGCCGAGTCGCGGTGCACCAATGTGGATGGTGACATATTCGGATCTGGTGACCTTACTGCTGACCTTTTTTGTTCTTCTCCTCTCCATGGCAAGTCTTGATCCGGTCCGCTTTACCCAAGCATCAAGTTCTCTTAAGGATGCCTTCGGAATGCATGCCAACCCGGCTCAGGTAGAATTTGAAATACCGGTGCTCCCCTCTCCTCCGGTTACAAAATTTTCGCCTATGCAAAATGAAATGACCGTCAAAATCTATAGACGCATCAAAACCAGGATCGATGCAGATAATCTTTCTCAGGAAATAGATATCATCAACAAAGACGGCGAAACAATAATTCTCCGGGTCAAGGATACCATCCTCTTTGATCCCGGTGAAACGAAGATATCTCCACAGTCATATCAGCTGTTGCGTTATATCGCTGACATAATACGTCCTTTGCCTTTACGGCTGCGAATTGAGGGACATACGGATTCACTGTCGGAGAGTGGAGCTGAACTGGGAGAATGGGATGTTTCGATGGCCAGAGCTGTTTCGGTTATGCGGTTTCTGAAAAAGGGAGCCCTGCTTCCCCTGGACAGAATGAGCGCCATAGGCTATGGACCCGACAAGCCGATCTCCATTAGCAATACTCCTGAAGGTCGAAGGCAAAACAGGAGGGTGGACTTTGTCCTCCGCGCCAAAACAGGTATGGATGCGGAAGAGTCTAGAAATCTGGAGACTCGGATTCCATTTTAGGAGTCAGATAAATGAAAATGCACATACAGGGACAAAACACCAATGGCTGAAAAAAAAGGGATACAAAAACAACCGGAAACTCCGGAATCCGGCGGCAGCAAAAAGCGCATAATAATAATACTGGCATCGATCATTCTTTTGATCGTTCTTATAGGTGCCGGAGTGAGCCTTTTTTTCTTCCTCAAAAGCGAGGGCGAGGAAGACAAAAAACCCTCTTCCGTCCTTGAGGTGCCTGTACCTGAGTTGCAGAAAAACACCAATATAGGCCCGATGATAGATATCAATGATTTTATTGTCAACATCATCAGCGCTGAAACCAGCCACTACGTCAAGGCATCATTTACTCTGGAGCTATCAAATGAAATAGTCAAAGAGGAAGTTGTTCAGCGTATGCCGCAGGTAAGAGACTCTATTCTTCTCTCCGTCGGTAATAAAACCTACGATGAACTTCAGGATCTTCAGGGAAAGAAGCAACTTAAAGCCGAGCTGGCCAGTAAACTCAATGCCATCCTGGTCTCCGGCAGGATTAATTCCATTTATTTCACTGACTTCGTAGTTCAATAATACATACCTCCTGGACGCCATTTTGGAAGCTATTCTCAGTAAAAAAGAAATCGCCGACCTCCTGAAAGCTATCAAACAGGGTCAGGTATCGCTGGATCTCGACAAGAATGGGCGAAAGCATTTCACTAAAGATTGTATTCCTCTGAATCTTTTCCAGGCAAATACCTTCAGCGATGAACTAAGCAGGCTGGCGAATTTCGACATCATTCTTGATAATTTCTGCCAGAATCTGGCGATTACCCTTACGAATAATCTGCAGAGAACCTTTTCGATCAGCAGATCGCAAATCGACTCTTCCCATTTTCTTGATTTTTTGCTTGAGAATAAAGATGTAGGAGCTATTGCGGTCCTCGATATCTCTCCCTTAAAACATGGAGCATTACTCCTGGTCGACTCTCACATGTGCTTTTCCATGGTTGAGATAATTTTGGGAGCATCTACGGAAATCGAACTCATACAGCCGAACAGGAAGCTAACCTCCATAGAACTGAATATCATCCAATCCATCATGCTCAAGGGATGTGATGATCTGGACAGGGCCTTTGCTCCCCTGATCAACCTCAAAACATCTTTAATCAAGGTTGAAAGCAACAGCCGAATGGTTTCAATAACCGATGCCGATGCCGAAATACTCATAGGTACTTTCGAGGTGCGCGTCGGCGATCAGACAGGTGAAATGAAAATCGTTTTTCCCCTGTCCACCATCGATCCTCTGCGGGAAGGTCTCAAGGACCTCCTCAATGTCAACAAAGCCAAACAGGGCATATGGACAAAGGTTCTCGAACAGGAGGCCTATAATATCTACTCTGAACTCATTGCTCAGTCGGGAACTATCTCGATGTCCGTCGGTGATGTCTTAGAAATGAAAAAGGGCGATACTCTATTTCTTGACTATAACCTGAACTCCCCTCTCAAGGTTCTGGTTGAGAACAAACATAAATTTTTCGCGATACCCGGCACACATAATGGCAAAAAAGCTATAAATATAACCGGCGTCAAAGATCAAGGAGCATAATTATGGAGACACCTAAGTCGGAAAAAAGATCTGCACGACCAGACCCGGAAGAGCTTAAGGAACTGCTGGAAAAGGAGTCCGATTCTGCCGATGACATGCCGCGCCAGGGCAATGGCTCACTCTCATCGCGCGGGCTGGATTTCCTCTACGATGTACCTCTGCAGGTTTCTGTTGAGGTGGGCCGGTGCAAGATTCTGCTCAAGGACCTGCTCAGCATGTCGGAAGGTTATGTAATTGAGCTTGAAAAGCTGGCCGGCGAACCACTTGACCTGTTCGTTAATTCGAGACTGATCGCTCATGGTGAGGCTGTTCTCGTCGGCGAGAAATTTGGTATTCGTTTAACGGATGTGGTCAGTACCAGCGACAGGGTTGAAAAACTGGGTTGAATATCATGTATCCACGAACTGTTACTATACCTTCCTTTTCATTCCTCGCAACCGTTGTCTCCAGCAGTTGTGCGCATGCAGCCGAATACGATGCGGTGAGCTCCGGCTTGCGCATGCTCTGGGGACTGCTGATCGTATTAGCAATAATGTTCGTGCTGTATACCTTGCTCCGCAAGCGCGTTTCTGCATTCCAGCAGCAGGGTAAAGGTATTATAAAGGTTATCGAAATCAAACATATTCCACCCAAAAAATCATTGCTGCTGATAGAGGTTCGCGGCAGGGAGTTCCTGGTTGGAGCAGGAAGTGATGCCATAACCACCATCATTCCTCTGCAGCATGGTGCATCCTTTCCCTCTATCCTTGAAAAAACTCAAGAGAAACGGCAGCATCCATGAAATCTTCAGCACCTGCTCTTTTCCTTGCGGCGATAACGCTTCTTGCTGTTATTGCGCTGCCGTCAATCTCTACGGCAGTCGGCCTGCCGACCTTGACCTTCGGTGTTGAAGACGCCGAGAGCACCACCCAGGTTTCAAGCGCTCTACAGGTTCTTTTTCTCCTCACCATATTATCGATTGCACCTGCGATTCTGCTGATGATGACCAGTTTCAGTCGTATTGTCATTGTTCTTGGCTTTGTCAGAATGGCAATGGGAACAAACAATATGCCGCCGACTCAGGTTGTAATCGGGCTTTCCCTGTTCCTGACCTTCTTTATTATGTCGCCGACCCTGAACGCGATTAACAACGAGGCCCTACAGCCCTATCTCAGCGAAGAGATCAGCCAGCAGGAAGCACTTGAAAATGCCCTCGAACCTATGCGTGACTTTATGTTTTCCCACGTCATGGAGGCGGAACTTGCTCTCCTCAGCGATCTGACCCTGGAAGCTGAGCCTCTAGACAAGGAGGATATTCCCACCATGACCCTGATCCCGGCGTTCATGCTTTCCGAGTTGAAGAGAGCCTTTCAGATGGGATTTATGATTTATATCCCTTTCCTGGTCATTGACATGATCGTGGCCTCGGTGCTGATGTCCATGGGGATGATGATGCTTCCGCCGGTAATTATTTCCATGCCCTTCAAGCTTCTGCTATTTGTTCTTATCGACGGCTGGGGCCTTGTCGCCGGATCACTGCTGAAGAGCTTCGGTTAGGAGTAACAAATGACATCTGATCTCGCTGTAAATGTATGCATGAAAGCCATCCAGACGATTTTTATGTGCGCCGGACCAATGCTTATTGCCGGCCTGATCGTTGGCCTGATAGTCTCCATTCTCCAGGCGGCCACCCAGGTAAATGAACAGACCCTTACTTTCATCCCCAAAATTGTCTCTGTTTTCCTGACGCTGCTCCTCTTCGGCCCCTGGATAATTAATACGCTGACAAATTTTTCTCTGGGGATCTTTGAGACCCTTGCCACGTTTTAAGGGATCCAGTGTATCTCGATCTCCTGCCGGTTGAACAGTTTCAGAACTTTGCCGTCTGCACTTCCAGAGTAGCCGGTTTTCTGACGGCAATACCGGTATACTTCGGAGCGCAGACACCGATGAGGCTGAAAGCAGGACTGGTCATAGCACTCTCCCTCGTCCTTTTTCCGCTGCTGCAGCCTTATGTTGTCGATGTAGATTTCAGACCACCGGCATTTCTCCTTCTGGTTATCAATGAAACCCTGCTCGGCATGATGATCGGTCTCATCGCTCGTTTTATCTTTATATCGGTCGAGTTTGGCGGCACTATTATCGGCTATCAGATGGGATTTGCGGCGGCAAATATTTTCGACCCTCAAAATCAGCGTCAGACCGCACTTATCTCACAATTCCAGAACGTATTTGCAATTTTGATTTTTCTTTCCCTGGACATACACCATTATTTCATCCGGACTGCAGTTCATTCCTATGAAGTTCTGCCCCCAGGAAATCTCAACTTCAGCGGCGAGGCCGTTCCCTATCTTGTCGAGCTTTCCACCAGGATGTTTATCCTGGGCGCTCAATTCAGTGCACCAATCCTCGTTATCCTGTTGCTGTCCGGGCTTATCCTGGGCATTCTCTCCCGCACCTTTCCGCAACTCAATGTATTCCTGCTCTCCTTCCCCATCAACATTGGTATTTCTTTCGCCGTCATTGGTTTGACTTTAGGACTGGTAAAGATCCTTTTAAGTCGGGAATTTGACATGCTGCCGGATCGAATGTTCTCCCTGCTGCAGTATCTCAATTGATGGCATCGCGATAAGCACCCGCGTAAGGGCATAAACTCCGACTTCGAGAAAGCCCGATCTCCGGCGTTGCCTTGTACATCGATCTTTTTATCTAGCTATCTGACATCGTGATGACTTTTCACGAATCCATCTCAATTGATTTAATACTACTTTTTTCCGTAATTTAATCTGGCGTTTTTCTTGCAGCTAGCAAATCTTGTCACACCATTAACAAAATGATCTATTTAACAAAACTCAATGAGTTTTTTATATGGCGGCAGAGAACCAGGCAGGCGAACGCACCGAAGAAGCAACGGCAAAACGGAGGAATGATTTCCGTGAAAAAGGCCAGGTTGCACAAAGCAAAGAAGTGCATACTGCCGCCATTTTCACCATTCTTCTTCTCTTTTGGGTTTTATATCTCCCCATATTTATAACTGAATTCACAACCATACTGACACTGATACTGGAGGCCGGCGCCGATATCATCATAACACCTGCCAAGACAATGGAGCTTGCTTTTTACCTGGCACAAAAGCTGGGTCTGCTGCTCGCCCCCCTCTTCGTCCTTGTTCTCATAATCGGTTTTTTTTCGTCTTTCTTCCAGATTGGCTGGCTTTTCACCACTAAACCGTTTCAGCCTGATATTAACAAGTTCAATCCCATTACCGGTGTTGGCAGAATCTTTTCTAAAAAATCCATCGTCGAACTGATAAAGTCTATTTTTAAAATCATATTAATAGGATGGGTCGCTTACTCCACTGTCGCCAATAATTTCGAACAGGCCCTCACTCTGGTGGACAGCAGCATCTCCGAGACCTTGAGATTTTTAGGGAGGACCGCAGGTGTTATTCTTGCCAAGGTCTGTGCCGTACTCATTCTGCTCGCCTTTATCGATCTCATCTTCGTCCGCTATGAGATGGAGGAGAAGATGAAAATGACCAAACAGGAGGTAAAGGAGGAACATAAGGAATCCGAAGGCGATCCTCTGGTCAAATCTCAGATTCGTGCTATACAGCGCCAGATGGCGCAAAAGAGGATGATGGCAGAGGTCCCGCATGCCGATGTCATTATCACCAATCCCACCCATATTTCTGTTGCTGTTCGCTATGATTCCGGCAAGATGGACGCTCCCGTCGTGCTGGCAAAGGGAGCCGGGGTCATCGCCATGAATATCCGCACGATAGCCAGGGATAACAATATTCCCATCATCGAAAACCCGCCTGTGGCTCGCTTATTGCATACTGTGGAGCTGGGTGCTGCCATTCCTGAAGAACTTTTCAAGGCAGTCGCTGAAATTCTCGCACATGTCTACTCATTGAAAGGAAAGAGCATATAATGGCAATCTCCGGCCTGCAGAACAGATTCAACGTCAACCAGCTGAAGTTTTTTGCGGGAAGAAGCAACGTTGTGGTATCGCTGGGTTTCGTTTCTATTCTGATGATCATGATCATCCCTTTGCCGCCGCTGCTCATCGATCTTTTTCTTTCGGCCAACATCACTCTGGCCCTGCTCATACTGGTCATCACCCTATATACCGTCAAGGCCGTGGAGTTCTCTATTTTCCCCTCCATTCTCCTTACCGCCACTCTATTCAGGCTCTCTCTCAATGTGGCCTCGACGCGCCTGATACTCCTCAGGGGAGATCAGGGACCGGAAGCAGCAGGAACTGTGATCCAGTCATTTGGCCAATTTGTGGTGGGAGGCAACTATGTTGTCGGAATTGTCGTCTTTGCCATTCTCGTTCTCATTAATTTTATGGTTATCACCAAAGGCGCCGGCAGGGTTGCTGAAGTGGCCGCACGATTCACTCTCGACGGTATGCCCGGTAAACAGATGGCCATCGACGCCGATCTCAATGCCGGACTTATCGATGAAGACCAGGCACGGCAGAGGCGGGAAGATATATCCAACGAAGCAGCCTTTCACGGCGCCATGGACGGTGCCTCGAAATTCGTCAAGGGTGATGCCATAGCTGGCATTATCATAACCCTTATCAATATTGGCGCGGGATTTGTCATCGGTGTCCTGCAAAAGGGCATGCCGATCGCCGAAGCTGCACAGATTTATACCATCCTGACCGTGGGGGACGGCCTGGTCGGCCAGATACCGGCGCTCATTATTTCGGCATCCGCCGGTTTGCTGGTCACCAGGGCCACCGGGAAAAAAGACTTCGGCACCGATCTTCACACCCAGTTTACCACCTATTCTATTGCCTTATGGGTCGTTGCCGCAATTCTGCTGATTTTTGCCTTGATTCCCGGTCTGCCCTTTCTGCCTTTTCTGGCAATCTCCATTTCGCTCGCAGCGCTGGCCTACTATCTGGATAAAAAGAAAGTAACTGAGGCGTTGATCCCCGAAGAGAAAAAAGAAGGACCTCCGGTACGCACCACCGAAAATTATGAAGAAATGCTCAATGTGGATCTCCTCGAGCTTGAGGTCGGCTACGGACTTATCCCCTTCGTCGATTCCAATCAGGATGGGGAATTGCTGACCCGCATTCAGTCAATCCGTAAACAGTTCGCTATCAACAATGGGTTTATTGTCCCTCCGATCCATATAAAAGACAACCTGCAGCTCAATCCCAATCAGTACACCCTCGCCCTGAAAGGCATTCAGGTTGCCGAAGCGGAGATTCTTCCAGGGTATTTCATGGCAATGGATCCGGGCATCGTTACCGAAAAGATTCCCGGAATAGACACGGTCGAACCGGCATTCGGCCTGCCGGCAATCTGGATCAGTGAGGATAAGAAAGAAAGGTCCCAGATAGCGGGTTATACCGTAGTCGACTGTACCACGGTCATGACCACGCATATTACCGAAGTCATAAAAAAACATGCTCATGAACTCATCGGCCGGCAGGAAGTACAGAACCTTCTCGACAATCTCCTGAAATCCTATCCCAAACTGGTGGAGGAGCTGGTCCCCGCTGTCCTCTCCCTGGGGACCATCATGAGGGTTCTGCAAAACCTGCTCAGGGAAGGCGTCTCCATACGTGATCTTCGTACAATTCTTGAAACAATGGCTGATTGGGCTCCTGTCACCCAGGATACCGATATTTTGACAGAATACGTCCGCCATGCCCTTTCCCGGACTATCTGTTCACAGCTTGTCGATAATGGCGTCATACCGCTGATGACCCTTGCCAAGGAGGTGGAGGATAAAATACAGCAGGCTATCCAGCATCGTGAGCAGGGCAGCTATCTTGCAATAGACCCGCCAACGGCACAGAAAATACTCGATGCAATCGGCGAGACAAGTAATGTTTTCCAGGGAGGCCATATGCCTACCCTGCTCGTTGCTCCGCAGATACGGCCTCATGTACGCAGTTTGACGGAGAGATATTATCCGGCGCTGACGATTATTTCTCATAATGAGATCGCGCCTGATTTGAAAGTTAAATCTTTAGGGACAGTGACGATCGATGCAAGTTAAGGTTTTTGAAGCCGCCGACATGGCATCCGGGCTGAGAAAAGTACGTCGGGAACTCGGACCCGATGCATTGATACTTTCAACCAGAACCGTGAAAAGCGGCAAGCTGGGACTCCTCGGCAAAAATACTCTTGAGATAACGGCAGCCATCGACAAGCAATGGCCGGAGCCTCCTCCGGTTTCGGGCAATTCGGCATCCCTTTCAAGAGCCGACAAAGCGTATCGTCATAACAGTCAAAACAGCAGCAAAAACGTAAAAAATACCGCTGAAAATGATGCCGGGCTCTCCCCTCACCCTGCTGTGGCAGCTTCAGGCCCGGGAGGCGGATTCGGCAATCCGACGGTGGATTCTCCGGCACTGCTACGTGAATTTGATGAACTCAGGAATATGGTCAAAGGCCTTGCCGGCGAAATATCACGGATCAGTTCCAGCGCTCCTCCACTAGAAACTCCAGCAGGCAGGTTGCCAATACATAACCTTGAGCACAAACTTCGTTCTTCCTCGAGCGGAAACATCGTTGAAGAGATTTTACTCAACCGGGGAATCACCAATGAGGCGGCTCGAATTATTTCCACATTCGCAGGTGAGCGCCTCAATGAGGCTGATCTGGCGGATGCCGGTAAGGTCTATGGGTTCCTGCATACTACCCTCGCCGATATATTGACGGTGAACACTCCCGACTTCAGCGACAACAGCACTCAGAAAAGAATGGCCTTTGTCGGGCCGACAGGGGTCGGCAAAACCACAACTCTGGCCAAAATCGCCGCCAAGTACCTGTCCTCGCAGTCGAACTCCATCGCCTTGATAACCATCGACACCTACAGAATCGCCGCGGTAGAGCAGTTGAAGGTATATGGTGAAATCATGCATCTTCCCGTAGAGGTGGTGATCACACCACAACAGCTTAAAGAGGCACTTGACAAACATCGCGGCAAAGAGCTTATTCTCATAGATACGGCAGGCAGAAGCCCGCACGATGCTCTGAGCATCATCGATCTGCAGAGTTTCTTGCCCCCCGAACTGGAGATAGACAATTACCTTGTGCTCTCCGCCACAACCCGTGACAATGAGCTATTGGAGGCATATGCCCAGTTCAATCAAATTCCTCTGCACAGCACTATTTTTACCAAGATAGATGAATGTTCCAGACTTGGCGTACTGCTGAATATTCAGGTTCAAAACGGCAATCCTATTTCCTATGTCACCAACGGACAAAGAGTACCCGAAGACATACTGGAAGCAGACAAAAACCAATTAGCACAACTAATAATTCCATCTCCCAACGGAATCGTACATGATTAATCAAAAACAATCATCAGCCGATCAGGCACAAACACTGCGGGCCATCAATACCGGAAAATCTGCGGAAAGCATCAGCCGAAGCAACGAGGCTTTCACCCAGGTATTTTCCATCACCAGCGGCAAAGGCGGTGTCGGAAAGACGGCTGTTGTCGCTAACACCGCCGTTACTCTGGCCAAGATGGGGAAATCGGTCCTTATTCTTGATGCCGATCTGGGGCTTGCCAATGTCGATGTGGTTTTCGGGTTGGCTCCCCAATTCAATCTTAACCATTTTTTCTCCGGTGAACACGAACTTGAAGATATAATGGTCGAAGGACCGTACGGAATAAAGATTCTGCCGGCCGGATCGGGCATACAGAACTTCACCAGGCTGGACGGGCATCACAAAATGAGGCTGCTGGACGGCCTCGACACCATGCATGAAGATTTCGATTTTGTGCTCATCGACACCGAGGCGGGCATCTCGGAGAACGTCACCTATTTCAACACGGCGGCCCAGGAAATACTGGTGGTCACCACCCCGGACCCGACCGCAATTACAGATGCCTATGCCCTGATGAAATTGCTCTCCACCCAGTTCCATGAAAAACACTTCAATCTCATCGTCAACCAGACGCAGAATGATGAAGAAGGCCTTGATGTGTATCGAAAAATCACTATGGTCGCCAACCGTTACCTTGATATCTCCATCGATTATCTGGGATCGATCCCTGTTGATAAACTAATGATCGACTCTATACGAAAACAGAAAGTCTTTGTTGACATGCATCCTTCTTCTTCCATTGCCGATGCCTTCTCTTCATTGGCTGCCCGATTGTGTTCTGAAAAAACAACGACGCAGCCAAAGGGTAATCTTCAGTTTTTCTGGAAGAAACTCCTTAATCTGGGCAACAGGGAGTAACTATGATTTATGCTAAACAGAAGCACAGCGAAGATAAGTCCAAGCTGATTCGGGATAATATAGAGCTTGTCGATATTCTGGTTGGACGTATGGCAACACAGGTTCCGGCATTCATGAATCGCGATGATATGCGCAGCGCCGGACTGATGGGCCTTATCGATGCCGCCAATAAATTTGATACTTCGAAGAACATACTCTTCAAAACCTTTGCGGAATACCGGATTCGCGGCGCAATTTTCGATGAGATGAGGAAACTTGACTGGTTTTCCAGAACCCTCAGAGACAAACAAAGCAGGGTCTCCAAGACCATGTCCTCCCTGGAGAACAAACTCGGACGCGACCCCAGCGAGGAAGAAATGGCCGGAGAAATGAAGCTTGGTCTGGAAGAATACCAGAATCTTCTCGGTCAGGTCTCCCACCTGGGCTGCGTCAGCCTGCACGAAGCACTGGACAACAGCGGAGAAGGACGTCAGTTTATTGATGAACTTGTTGATGAAAGCAAAGGCTCATCACCGGTCGATATTCTGGAAAACAGCGAAGTGACTGCCATCATTGCCGATATTCTAGGCAATCTTCCGGAAAAAGAGAGACTGGTCATTTCACTTTATTATTATGAAGAATTAACGCAGAAGGAAATTGCCGAAGTCCTTGGGGTATCCGAAGGGAGAATTTCCCAGTTGCACAGCCAGGCACTCATTAATCTGAAAAATAAGGCTCGGACACGGCTTCACTAGTAAGAATTCAGCTCTAACGGGAAAAAATTATCATGATCCATATTGATACGGAAATACTCCTAACCATCACTCTTTTTCTCTGTGCGCTTATTACCATTCGTTCGATGTATTTGAGAAGACTTCTCATCAGGGACAGGACGAAACTTGGTGAAGCCCTCACCGCCCTCGATTGTGCCGCCGCTGAACTGGAAAAACTACGGCAAATGCAAAAACGTTTCCAGAACTTCAAGGCAAACCTCAATCAGGCAGAACTCGCCACCAAAATCCAGCAGCCCCGTTTGGAGTTAAGCCGGAAAAACGGCGAGCTGCGCACTCCCGAGCGTTATCAATATATTCATTCACTGGCTGAAAAAGGAATAAACGCCTCCGATATCGCCTCCATCCTCACCATATCCAACCAGGAGGCCGACCAGCTGGTCGCTCTTGCCAATCTTTCCCGGAATTGAGTTTCTCTGAAACTCCCTAAAGCCGACATCCAATTCCCCGGAGGGGTAAAGTCGTATAACCGGTGGTTTCAACCACCGGACCTTGAGACGTTTACGGATAATTGATGTTCATTTCTCGTTTTTTATCACTGGTTTTGGGAAGTAAGGTACTAAAGATAACCCCTGTCCCTGCCGATATACTACTGACTCAGAAAAACCATCAACATCAACAGAAAAGGAAATCATGGTCTCAGGTAAATACAGCGCTCTCTCCGGTGCCATAGCACGAGAACAGAGTATCGCCAATACATCTGCCAACCTCGCCAATGTCAGCACCATCGGCTATAAAAAGACCCGGATGAGCTTCGAGTCGATCCTCAAGGAGGAGCAGCAGATCGCCGATACCAAAGGTATTAACTACAGCAGAGTAAAAGGGAATTATATTGATTTCTCCCAAGGTCCTCTGAAGGAAACCGACAGCCCTTTGGATGTTGCCATAATGGGAGACGGATTCTTCAAAATTCGCAGTGCCCAGGGCGACCTTCTCACCCGTAAGGGAAATTTTGTCCTGGACGATACAGGCAGACTGCTCACTGATACGGGAATGCCGGTTTTAAACAATGGCGGCGGTGAAATTTTCATCCGGGCCGAGGATACCGCTTCCATCGTTATCGATCGGGCCGGCAATATTACCGGCGTGGGTGCCAATGGCGAGCAAACTCCCTTCGGGCAGCTGGCCATCGTCGATGTTGACGACAAATCGCTCCTTGAAAATGAACTTGATACCGCTTATTCGGTACCGCCCGAAGCGCTGGAAATACCCGCCGAGAATTTCCGTATATCACAGGGCAGTCTGGAAGTTTCAAATGTTAATATGACCGATGAAATGACCAAGATGATATACGACAATCGCCTGTTCCAGGCTTACCACAGTGTCCTGGAGAGCTATTCGAAACTTGGTGAGAAACTTGAAGCGCTGGGCACGCTTGCCTAACCCGGCCAAAGAATGATGTGAGCTATTCACTATCGCAGACAGATACGAGAAAAGAGAGGAAATGATTCGATCACTCTATACCG is a window from the Desulfopila inferna genome containing:
- a CDS encoding OmpA/MotB family protein, producing the protein MSEEQQKQEEQRKQKRSSPSRGAPMWMVTYSDLVTLLLTFFVLLLSMASLDPVRFTQASSSLKDAFGMHANPAQVEFEIPVLPSPPVTKFSPMQNEMTVKIYRRIKTRIDADNLSQEIDIINKDGETIILRVKDTILFDPGETKISPQSYQLLRYIADIIRPLPLRLRIEGHTDSLSESGAELGEWDVSMARAVSVMRFLKKGALLPLDRMSAIGYGPDKPISISNTPEGRRQNRRVDFVLRAKTGMDAEESRNLETRIPF
- a CDS encoding flagellar basal body-associated FliL family protein — its product is MAEKKGIQKQPETPESGGSKKRIIIILASIILLIVLIGAGVSLFFFLKSEGEEDKKPSSVLEVPVPELQKNTNIGPMIDINDFIVNIISAETSHYVKASFTLELSNEIVKEEVVQRMPQVRDSILLSVGNKTYDELQDLQGKKQLKAELASKLNAILVSGRINSIYFTDFVVQ
- a CDS encoding flagellar motor switch protein FliM codes for the protein MEAILSKKEIADLLKAIKQGQVSLDLDKNGRKHFTKDCIPLNLFQANTFSDELSRLANFDIILDNFCQNLAITLTNNLQRTFSISRSQIDSSHFLDFLLENKDVGAIAVLDISPLKHGALLLVDSHMCFSMVEIILGASTEIELIQPNRKLTSIELNIIQSIMLKGCDDLDRAFAPLINLKTSLIKVESNSRMVSITDADAEILIGTFEVRVGDQTGEMKIVFPLSTIDPLREGLKDLLNVNKAKQGIWTKVLEQEAYNIYSELIAQSGTISMSVGDVLEMKKGDTLFLDYNLNSPLKVLVENKHKFFAIPGTHNGKKAINITGVKDQGA
- the fliN gene encoding flagellar motor switch protein FliN; amino-acid sequence: METPKSEKRSARPDPEELKELLEKESDSADDMPRQGNGSLSSRGLDFLYDVPLQVSVEVGRCKILLKDLLSMSEGYVIELEKLAGEPLDLFVNSRLIAHGEAVLVGEKFGIRLTDVVSTSDRVEKLG
- a CDS encoding FliO/MopB family protein; translated protein: MYPRTVTIPSFSFLATVVSSSCAHAAEYDAVSSGLRMLWGLLIVLAIMFVLYTLLRKRVSAFQQQGKGIIKVIEIKHIPPKKSLLLIEVRGREFLVGAGSDAITTIIPLQHGASFPSILEKTQEKRQHP
- the fliP gene encoding flagellar type III secretion system pore protein FliP (The bacterial flagellar biogenesis protein FliP forms a type III secretion system (T3SS)-type pore required for flagellar assembly.); amino-acid sequence: MKSSAPALFLAAITLLAVIALPSISTAVGLPTLTFGVEDAESTTQVSSALQVLFLLTILSIAPAILLMMTSFSRIVIVLGFVRMAMGTNNMPPTQVVIGLSLFLTFFIMSPTLNAINNEALQPYLSEEISQQEALENALEPMRDFMFSHVMEAELALLSDLTLEAEPLDKEDIPTMTLIPAFMLSELKRAFQMGFMIYIPFLVIDMIVASVLMSMGMMMLPPVIISMPFKLLLFVLIDGWGLVAGSLLKSFG
- the fliQ gene encoding flagellar biosynthesis protein FliQ; this translates as MTSDLAVNVCMKAIQTIFMCAGPMLIAGLIVGLIVSILQAATQVNEQTLTFIPKIVSVFLTLLLFGPWIINTLTNFSLGIFETLATF
- the fliR gene encoding flagellar biosynthetic protein FliR yields the protein MYLDLLPVEQFQNFAVCTSRVAGFLTAIPVYFGAQTPMRLKAGLVIALSLVLFPLLQPYVVDVDFRPPAFLLLVINETLLGMMIGLIARFIFISVEFGGTIIGYQMGFAAANIFDPQNQRQTALISQFQNVFAILIFLSLDIHHYFIRTAVHSYEVLPPGNLNFSGEAVPYLVELSTRMFILGAQFSAPILVILLLSGLILGILSRTFPQLNVFLLSFPINIGISFAVIGLTLGLVKILLSREFDMLPDRMFSLLQYLN
- the flhB gene encoding flagellar biosynthesis protein FlhB — its product is MAAENQAGERTEEATAKRRNDFREKGQVAQSKEVHTAAIFTILLLFWVLYLPIFITEFTTILTLILEAGADIIITPAKTMELAFYLAQKLGLLLAPLFVLVLIIGFFSSFFQIGWLFTTKPFQPDINKFNPITGVGRIFSKKSIVELIKSIFKIILIGWVAYSTVANNFEQALTLVDSSISETLRFLGRTAGVILAKVCAVLILLAFIDLIFVRYEMEEKMKMTKQEVKEEHKESEGDPLVKSQIRAIQRQMAQKRMMAEVPHADVIITNPTHISVAVRYDSGKMDAPVVLAKGAGVIAMNIRTIARDNNIPIIENPPVARLLHTVELGAAIPEELFKAVAEILAHVYSLKGKSI